The following coding sequences are from one Synechococcus sp. HK05 window:
- a CDS encoding LysM domain-containing protein, with translation MERRQRFLALACSLALIAAGPSWGQPRTITVVEGDTLEQLALRYRVDLQALIDLNGISDPTLLQVGEVLKLPGAPGASTRSNAPADAVAPPPPEGSSAEAAAALLLSPAERRDRAELELRELSGKARWKWFNSTAVDWSGWRLHPGGVRITLVKPSISDLGLRGSAATAVAVQCTSLRQNWRIDGTWQGWDTPAPGSVGQRIVLDLCSNTLDGPAVPVPPPSPDP, from the coding sequence ATGGAGCGACGGCAGCGCTTCCTGGCACTGGCCTGCAGCCTGGCGCTGATCGCCGCAGGGCCCAGTTGGGGCCAGCCCCGCACCATCACGGTGGTGGAGGGCGACACACTGGAACAGCTGGCCCTGCGCTATCGCGTGGACCTGCAGGCGTTGATCGACCTCAACGGCATCAGCGATCCCACCCTGCTGCAGGTGGGCGAGGTGTTGAAACTGCCTGGGGCGCCAGGCGCCTCCACCCGCAGCAACGCACCTGCCGATGCCGTGGCACCACCCCCGCCTGAGGGCAGCAGCGCTGAGGCCGCCGCCGCACTGCTGCTGAGCCCCGCTGAGCGGCGCGATCGCGCCGAACTCGAACTGCGGGAGCTCTCCGGCAAAGCGCGCTGGAAATGGTTCAACAGCACTGCCGTGGATTGGTCGGGCTGGCGGCTGCACCCCGGCGGCGTGCGCATCACCCTGGTGAAGCCCTCGATCAGCGATCTGGGGCTGCGGGGCTCAGCCGCCACGGCCGTGGCCGTGCAATGCACGAGCCTGCGCCAGAACTGGCGGATCGACGGCACCTGGCAGGGCTGGGACACCCCCGCTCCAGGCAGCGTGGGGCAGCGGATCGTGCTGGATCTGTGCAGTAACACGCTCGATGGACCGGCGGTGCCGGTGCCGCCGCCGAGCCCAGATCCTTAG